A region of uncultured Anaeromusa sp. DNA encodes the following proteins:
- a CDS encoding GntP family permease, producing MEVLGIILSLFLLMFFAYRGFSVILFAPVFALLAASLQGFSVMPAYTELFMAKAVTYIKSFFPVFMLGAVFGKVMEDTGLAKSIARAIIQGLGKERAILSVVLACAVLTYGGVSLFVVVFAVYPFAVALYKEADIPKRLLPGTIALGAFTFTMDCAPGTPQIQNLIPTSFFGTNIYAAPISGMIGGILIFMLGMMWLTHRQKKAQSNGEGYGVHTLNEPPELDESALKLPDWKISFLPLLTVLVVNFVLNSVFTWDPELLKPFQAMKLPLTAAAVKNVVGIWSLIVALICGILVAIAFGLKRMPEGGLKKALNAGTIGSLLAIMNTASEVGYGNVIASLPGFKDIAHALLSIHIGGSPLVSEAVTVNVLAGITGSASGGMSIALDLMSKEWLAWAANIGMSPEILHRVASMASGGMDTLPHNGAVITLLAVCGLTHKQSYGDIFAMTVIKTLMVFVIIIFHSMTGLL from the coding sequence ATGGAAGTCTTAGGGATAATTTTAAGCCTGTTTTTACTGATGTTCTTTGCATATCGTGGGTTCTCCGTCATATTGTTTGCACCTGTTTTTGCTTTGCTGGCAGCGTCATTGCAAGGATTTTCCGTGATGCCGGCATATACAGAATTATTTATGGCCAAGGCGGTTACCTACATTAAATCGTTTTTCCCTGTGTTCATGCTAGGGGCAGTATTTGGCAAGGTCATGGAAGATACAGGGCTGGCTAAGTCCATTGCTAGAGCTATCATTCAAGGGCTGGGCAAGGAAAGAGCGATTTTGTCCGTCGTTTTGGCTTGCGCCGTACTCACGTATGGCGGCGTTAGTCTTTTTGTAGTGGTTTTTGCGGTATATCCTTTTGCAGTGGCTTTGTATAAAGAAGCAGATATACCTAAGCGTCTGCTTCCCGGAACCATAGCCTTGGGAGCGTTCACTTTTACTATGGATTGCGCTCCAGGGACACCGCAGATTCAAAATTTGATTCCGACTAGTTTTTTTGGGACCAACATTTATGCAGCGCCCATCAGCGGCATGATTGGAGGCATCCTGATTTTTATGCTGGGCATGATGTGGCTGACACATCGACAAAAAAAAGCGCAGTCCAATGGCGAAGGGTATGGAGTACATACGCTGAATGAACCGCCGGAGTTGGATGAATCGGCGTTGAAGCTTCCAGATTGGAAAATTTCTTTCTTGCCTCTTTTGACCGTGTTGGTGGTCAACTTTGTTCTAAACAGCGTTTTTACTTGGGATCCAGAATTGCTGAAACCATTCCAAGCCATGAAGCTGCCTTTGACAGCAGCTGCTGTCAAAAATGTAGTAGGAATTTGGTCTTTGATTGTGGCGTTGATTTGCGGCATTCTAGTTGCTATCGCCTTCGGGTTGAAACGCATGCCTGAGGGAGGCCTGAAAAAAGCTTTGAATGCGGGAACTATCGGTTCTCTCTTGGCGATCATGAACACCGCGTCTGAAGTCGGGTATGGCAATGTTATTGCTTCCTTACCGGGGTTTAAAGACATTGCTCATGCGCTGCTGAGCATTCATATCGGCGGATCGCCGCTGGTATCGGAGGCGGTAACAGTCAATGTACTGGCGGGAATTACCGGCTCAGCTTCCGGCGGCATGTCCATTGCTTTGGATTTGATGTCGAAAGAATGGTTGGCTTGGGCCGCCAATATCGGCATGTCTCCTGAGATTTTGCACCGTGTTGCTTCTATGGCTTCCGGCGGGATGGACACATTGCCTCATAACGGAGCGGTTATTACGTTGCTGGCTGTTTGCGGTTTGACACATAAACAGTCTTATGGCGATATTTTTGCGATGACAGTCATTAAGACTCTCATGGTGTTTGTCATCATTATATTTCATTCGATGACAGGACTGCTTTAG
- a CDS encoding acyl CoA:acetate/3-ketoacid CoA transferase yields MKIISKEEAIKLIKDGAHIGMTGFVGNEHAETLSSACEESFLATGHPCDLTLQFSAGIGDSKARGANHFGNPGMLKRVIAGHYALAPRIGKLIIDNLTEAYNLPQGTVAHMYRAAAGSKPGVLSKVGLRTFVDPRLEGGKLNSRTTEDIVKVMEIDGEEYLFYKAFPLDVALIRASTSDEKGNLTMEREAVYCEAMAIAGAAKAKGGIVIAEVERIAANGTMDPRNVKVPGLLVDYVVVGDKDKFNQTFGEYYNPSYTSEVKIPLSALQPMALDERKVIARRAAMELTPNCRANLGIGMPEGIAAVAAEEGIGDSLTLTVEAGGFGGVPAAGLSFGATVNAEAMIDHAAMFDFYDGGNLDITCLGIAQVDSEGNLNVSKFGPKVTGCGGFINISQNAKKVIFCGTLTAGGLKTAIRDGQLIIEQEGKAKKFIEKVEQVTFSGKYACSINQPVLYITERAVFQLEPQGLVLTEIAPGVDLEQDVLAQVDAKVIVSPQLKRMDERIFQESPMKLTSDVL; encoded by the coding sequence ATGAAAATTATTAGCAAAGAAGAAGCGATCAAGTTGATCAAAGACGGCGCTCATATCGGCATGACTGGTTTTGTAGGGAACGAACATGCGGAGACGTTGAGCTCGGCTTGCGAGGAAAGCTTCTTGGCGACTGGACATCCTTGCGATCTGACGTTGCAATTCAGTGCTGGTATTGGCGACAGCAAAGCGAGAGGCGCCAATCATTTTGGCAATCCAGGCATGCTTAAACGGGTCATTGCCGGGCATTACGCATTGGCTCCCCGCATCGGTAAATTGATTATTGATAACTTGACAGAAGCGTATAATTTGCCGCAGGGTACGGTCGCTCATATGTACCGTGCAGCGGCCGGAAGTAAGCCGGGGGTGCTGAGCAAAGTCGGTTTGCGAACTTTTGTGGACCCGCGGCTGGAGGGCGGAAAGCTGAATTCTCGTACTACAGAAGACATTGTTAAGGTTATGGAAATTGACGGGGAAGAATACTTGTTTTATAAGGCGTTTCCTCTGGATGTGGCCTTGATTCGCGCCAGCACCTCCGATGAAAAAGGCAATCTAACGATGGAACGGGAAGCCGTGTATTGTGAAGCGATGGCGATTGCTGGCGCTGCTAAGGCGAAAGGCGGAATCGTTATTGCGGAAGTAGAGCGTATTGCTGCGAACGGGACCATGGATCCCAGAAATGTGAAGGTGCCGGGGCTTCTCGTGGATTATGTAGTGGTAGGAGACAAGGACAAGTTTAACCAGACGTTTGGAGAATATTATAATCCTTCCTATACCAGTGAAGTGAAGATTCCTTTAAGCGCGTTGCAGCCAATGGCGTTAGATGAACGCAAGGTAATTGCGCGAAGAGCGGCGATGGAATTAACGCCTAATTGCCGTGCCAATTTGGGAATTGGCATGCCTGAGGGGATTGCAGCAGTAGCGGCTGAAGAAGGCATTGGCGATTCGTTGACGTTGACGGTAGAAGCGGGCGGTTTTGGCGGCGTGCCGGCGGCGGGACTCAGCTTTGGCGCCACAGTCAATGCCGAGGCGATGATTGATCATGCGGCGATGTTTGATTTTTATGATGGCGGCAACTTGGATATTACCTGCTTGGGTATTGCCCAAGTGGATAGTGAAGGAAATTTGAACGTCAGTAAATTTGGACCGAAAGTGACCGGATGCGGCGGTTTTATCAATATTTCGCAAAATGCTAAAAAAGTTATTTTTTGCGGTACGTTGACGGCGGGCGGTCTGAAAACGGCAATTCGTGATGGTCAGTTAATCATTGAACAAGAGGGCAAGGCCAAAAAGTTTATTGAAAAAGTTGAGCAAGTTACTTTCAGCGGAAAATATGCTTGTTCGATTAATCAACCGGTGCTATATATTACCGAGCGCGCTGTTTTTCAATTGGAACCGCAAGGCTTGGTACTGACTGAAATTGCTCCAGGTGTTGATCTAGAGCAGGATGTGCTGGCTCAAGTGGATGCAAAAGTCATTGTATCTCCGCAACTAAAGCGGATGGATGAGCGGATTTTCCAGGAAAGCCCGATGAAGCTTACTTCCGATGTTTTATAA
- a CDS encoding short-chain-enoyl-CoA hydratase: MFEYSTLQVTEEDGIALITINRPKALNALNSQVLDDLSKVFDEVAASESIQAVVLTGAGEKSFVAGADITEMKDMNVLEGKIFAEKGQQTFLKIEQCPKPVIAAVQGFALGGGCELAMACDVRIAGEAAKFGQPEVGLGIVPGFGGTQRLARLVGRGMAKLLIYTADMIDAQEALRIGLVQKVFAQEELFAEAKNIAKRMMKKSSTAVTLAKDAIHRGLEMDLPNAMQYEAYIFGVCFASEDQKEGMAAFVEKRKPAFSGRFSN, translated from the coding sequence ATGTTTGAATACAGTACCTTGCAGGTAACCGAAGAGGATGGGATTGCTCTGATTACGATCAATCGACCTAAAGCGTTGAATGCCTTAAACTCGCAAGTGCTGGATGACTTGTCGAAGGTATTTGATGAAGTGGCGGCCAGTGAAAGCATTCAGGCTGTGGTCTTGACCGGAGCCGGTGAAAAATCCTTTGTAGCCGGAGCCGATATCACGGAAATGAAGGATATGAACGTTTTAGAAGGTAAGATTTTTGCGGAAAAGGGCCAGCAAACCTTCTTGAAAATCGAGCAATGCCCCAAACCGGTGATTGCGGCCGTGCAAGGCTTTGCTCTTGGCGGTGGTTGTGAGCTGGCGATGGCTTGCGATGTTCGCATTGCAGGGGAAGCTGCTAAATTTGGCCAACCGGAAGTGGGGTTGGGCATTGTGCCAGGCTTTGGCGGTACCCAGCGTTTGGCTCGTCTGGTGGGACGCGGTATGGCAAAACTGCTGATTTATACGGCAGATATGATTGACGCTCAGGAAGCGTTGCGGATAGGGCTGGTGCAAAAAGTTTTTGCGCAAGAAGAACTTTTTGCAGAAGCTAAAAATATTGCCAAACGAATGATGAAGAAGAGCTCTACTGCCGTCACTTTGGCAAAAGACGCTATTCACAGGGGCTTGGAAATGGATCTGCCTAATGCGATGCAATATGAAGCTTATATTTTCGGCGTATGTTTTGCTAGCGAAGATCAAAAGGAAGGGATGGCGGCTTTTGTAGAAAAACGCAAACCCGCTTTTAGTGGACGCTTCAGCAACTGA
- a CDS encoding electron transfer flavoprotein subunit beta/FixA family protein, which produces MATIIACYKWVLDEQDIKINPTNLSLDTSRAKYKISEYDRNAIEEAVRQAEGCGASVACLTFGTSAAKQSLKDALSRGPEQAYWVNDAAADGADGFVSSQVLAAALRKMGAYDVILCGEGSADTYGQQVGPRLATILGIPVITFVSEMKIEGNQVVATRKIGDCTEVVTASFPVVLTVLPEINKPRIPSLKQVLGAAKKPVTEWKTADLDLDAAALAPKYKVKAVQGFVMSRKNVLYKEGTPAEKVAALVAGLTKEGVL; this is translated from the coding sequence ATGGCTACTATTATTGCCTGCTACAAATGGGTGTTGGATGAGCAAGATATTAAAATTAATCCGACCAATTTATCTTTGGATACCAGCCGGGCTAAATACAAAATCAGTGAATATGATCGCAATGCCATCGAAGAAGCGGTTCGGCAGGCGGAGGGCTGTGGCGCGTCGGTTGCTTGCCTTACCTTTGGGACTAGCGCGGCGAAACAATCGTTGAAAGATGCTCTGTCGAGAGGGCCGGAACAGGCTTATTGGGTGAATGACGCTGCGGCAGACGGTGCGGATGGATTTGTTTCTTCGCAAGTATTAGCAGCGGCTTTGCGCAAGATGGGCGCTTATGATGTAATCCTTTGTGGGGAAGGTTCGGCCGACACATATGGACAGCAAGTGGGACCACGCTTGGCAACAATACTGGGGATTCCGGTAATCACCTTTGTATCGGAAATGAAGATTGAAGGGAATCAAGTAGTTGCCACGCGGAAAATCGGTGATTGCACCGAGGTGGTTACCGCTTCGTTTCCCGTTGTGCTTACAGTATTGCCTGAAATCAACAAACCGCGCATTCCTAGCTTGAAACAGGTTCTTGGGGCTGCGAAAAAACCGGTTACCGAGTGGAAAACGGCGGATTTGGATCTGGATGCAGCGGCGCTGGCGCCCAAGTACAAAGTAAAAGCGGTACAAGGTTTTGTAATGAGCCGTAAAAATGTACTGTATAAGGAAGGGACGCCTGCTGAAAAAGTGGCAGCCCTTGTTGCCGGTCTAACAAAAGAAGGCGTACTGTAA
- a CDS encoding electron transfer flavoprotein subunit alpha/FixB family protein: MAGIWVYSEDANVTKQLLTAGKLLTEPLQQTLCALTLEESAAAELVACGADKVIVLKGEGLWPESYAAAVAKVTEREEPVALLIGGTMRGKDLAAKVAAHLQSGLVTDAQVLRVENGAIETERMMYGGLAVCTETLSGLALVTIPPRKFEVPPKEESRAGEIVVETVSTEDAMIIGNVCPIIRQGADISMAEKLVCVGRGLGKEEDMALVRDLAAALGAEIGCTRSVAEDYHWLPSETYIGLSGQKVKPKLYLSVGVSGQVQHVAGIRDSKVIVAVDANENAPIFAAADYGIVGDLYQIVPLLTKALHS, translated from the coding sequence ATGGCTGGAATTTGGGTTTATTCAGAAGATGCCAATGTGACAAAGCAATTGTTGACAGCAGGTAAATTATTAACAGAACCGCTGCAACAGACGCTGTGTGCGCTGACTTTGGAAGAAAGCGCTGCGGCAGAACTTGTAGCCTGTGGTGCTGATAAAGTTATTGTTTTAAAAGGAGAAGGGCTTTGGCCGGAAAGTTATGCAGCGGCCGTGGCCAAGGTAACGGAGAGGGAAGAACCTGTTGCGTTGCTGATTGGCGGTACCATGCGAGGTAAGGATTTGGCGGCCAAGGTGGCGGCGCACCTTCAAAGCGGCTTAGTAACAGATGCCCAGGTATTACGAGTAGAAAACGGAGCTATTGAAACAGAACGTATGATGTATGGAGGGCTGGCGGTTTGCACGGAAACGTTGTCGGGGTTGGCTTTAGTTACGATTCCGCCTCGTAAATTTGAAGTTCCGCCCAAAGAAGAATCAAGGGCAGGGGAGATTGTCGTTGAAACGGTAAGCACTGAGGACGCTATGATTATTGGCAATGTCTGTCCGATTATCAGGCAGGGAGCCGATATCAGTATGGCGGAGAAACTGGTTTGTGTAGGGCGCGGTTTGGGTAAAGAAGAAGACATGGCCCTCGTACGAGATCTGGCAGCAGCTTTGGGAGCGGAAATCGGCTGCACGCGGAGCGTGGCGGAAGATTATCACTGGTTGCCTAGTGAAACGTATATTGGCCTGTCTGGACAAAAAGTGAAACCGAAATTGTATTTATCGGTAGGCGTTTCTGGCCAGGTTCAGCATGTGGCTGGGATTCGGGACTCCAAGGTGATTGTGGCGGTAGACGCAAATGAAAATGCCCCCATTTTTGCCGCGGCAGATTATGGAATTGTCGGTGACTTGTATCAAATTGTTCCTTTATTAACGAAGGCGCTGCACTCGTAA
- a CDS encoding FAD-dependent oxidoreductase encodes MSEEEKFDAIIVGAGPAGSACAYLLAKAGKNVLVIERGASPGSKNVTGGRLYTYALELLEEGLHEQAPLERKVVREQIMMVGDSSAVTVDYVDYGFKEELPQSYTVLRAPFDEWLAAKAEEQGAMVASGIRVDDLLIEDGKVVGVLAGEDAMYADVVIAADGINSFLAQKAGLRSELTPHEVGVGIKEIIELPASVLQDRFNLAEDEGAARVVLGCTGGISGGGFLYTNKDSVSLGIVVSPAAAAQQSRSVHDVFQEFKMHPAIYSLIGDGTSLEYSAHLVPESGWNGVPKTLSREGFLTVGDAAGFCINTGTILRGIDLAIVSGIAAAKAVLKEQNAKIVGAAYLQELEQLQLISTMKLFEGWPEIVSIPRMAKEYPALVNEMMKFMFTVDGKVPEKMPKAMRNIVKRHVSLGQLLADGWKGVRSI; translated from the coding sequence ATGAGTGAAGAAGAAAAATTTGATGCGATTATAGTGGGAGCCGGGCCAGCTGGTTCTGCATGCGCTTATTTACTGGCCAAGGCGGGAAAAAACGTACTGGTCATTGAACGCGGCGCCAGTCCGGGGAGCAAGAATGTGACAGGCGGTCGCTTGTATACGTATGCGTTGGAATTATTGGAAGAGGGGTTGCACGAACAAGCGCCCTTGGAACGCAAAGTGGTGCGAGAGCAGATTATGATGGTAGGGGATTCTAGTGCCGTCACCGTAGATTATGTAGATTACGGCTTTAAGGAGGAACTGCCTCAATCCTATACGGTTCTGCGGGCTCCTTTTGATGAGTGGTTGGCTGCCAAAGCGGAAGAACAGGGGGCTATGGTCGCTTCTGGCATTCGAGTGGACGATCTATTAATTGAAGACGGTAAAGTAGTGGGAGTACTGGCCGGGGAAGACGCAATGTATGCGGATGTGGTAATTGCCGCTGATGGCATTAATTCTTTCTTGGCGCAAAAAGCAGGTTTGCGTTCGGAGCTTACGCCTCATGAGGTGGGCGTAGGGATTAAAGAGATCATTGAACTGCCGGCTTCGGTATTGCAGGATCGTTTCAATTTGGCAGAAGATGAAGGTGCGGCGCGCGTGGTTCTTGGTTGTACCGGCGGTATTTCCGGCGGCGGTTTTCTTTACACCAATAAAGACAGCGTTTCTTTGGGCATCGTGGTAAGCCCGGCGGCAGCGGCGCAGCAAAGCCGTTCTGTGCATGATGTGTTCCAGGAATTCAAGATGCATCCGGCGATTTATTCTCTGATTGGCGATGGAACTTCTTTGGAGTATAGCGCTCATTTGGTGCCGGAAAGCGGTTGGAACGGAGTGCCGAAAACACTCTCTCGCGAGGGATTTTTGACGGTGGGAGATGCAGCTGGCTTTTGCATCAACACGGGCACGATTTTAAGGGGAATTGATTTGGCCATTGTCAGTGGAATTGCTGCTGCAAAAGCTGTTTTAAAAGAGCAGAATGCCAAGATTGTAGGGGCTGCGTATCTGCAAGAGCTGGAGCAGCTACAACTTATTTCTACAATGAAACTTTTTGAAGGCTGGCCAGAAATTGTATCGATTCCGCGAATGGCCAAGGAGTACCCGGCCTTGGTGAACGAAATGATGAAGTTTATGTTTACGGTAGATGGCAAGGTACCGGAAAAAATGCCGAAAGCCATGCGGAATATTGTAAAACGACATGTATCTCTTGGACAATTGCTGGCTGATGGCTGGAAGGGAGTTCGATCCATATGA
- a CDS encoding ferredoxin family protein — MTIKKQGPEELLGLNKFEVDEEEAHIVLDKTICASCGHKACLVVCPAVLYTEKEGEINFDYAGCLECGTCRVLCAQKGIIKWKYPRGSFGIAFRYG, encoded by the coding sequence ATGACCATTAAAAAGCAAGGTCCAGAAGAATTGTTGGGATTAAACAAGTTTGAAGTTGATGAAGAAGAAGCGCATATTGTGCTTGATAAGACGATTTGCGCTTCTTGCGGTCATAAAGCCTGTCTAGTGGTATGTCCAGCAGTGCTGTATACGGAAAAAGAAGGCGAAATCAATTTTGATTATGCAGGTTGTTTGGAGTGCGGTACCTGCCGGGTCCTGTGCGCGCAAAAAGGAATTATAAAATGGAAATACCCGCGAGGCAGCTTTGGTATTGCTTTTCGGTATGGTTGA